Within the Silurus meridionalis isolate SWU-2019-XX chromosome 2, ASM1480568v1, whole genome shotgun sequence genome, the region gtgtgtgtgtgtgtgtgtgtgtgtgtgtgtgtgtgtgtgtgtgtgtgtgtgtgagtgtgcatgtgtgtgtgtgtgtgtgatagagagagagagagagagagagagagagaaagaaagaaagaaagaaagaacaggtAGTTTAGCAGAAATGCAAAGCATGCCTGGGGAAGTAAATTTAGAATGAGCTTGTTTTGAAGGACAAAGATGTTCACTCCTCACAGCTCATCAGTCTCCCCATCGAATGGCATGGTATCTATCTGCAGGTGGATGTTGCCTGTATCTCCGCTGCCCACCCAGCCAATAGGAGTGCGGTTAAAGGAGGGTCTTGAGTGGATGTCATGATGATACACCACTGCAGGCTCCGGTTCTTCTGCTGCTGTCTCGATATCCGGCAACTGGAAGGTCATCAGTTGAGAAGCTTTCTCAAAACCACCAAAGGGCATTGCTGACCTAAAGGGGGGAGAATAGGTAAGTTGAATTGTGTTTACCTAAAACAATGTGAGGCTACTTTTAAATTAGGTTGTGCTCCATGCTTACACTCTTCCAGGATTTAGAAGAAAGTTTTAGCATTTTAGTTGTTGTGACACAACATTTCTTAGTATGCTGGGATCAATGAAAATTTGGTGTGAGTCAACAcgaaatgtatttactgtaaaaattTTACTCATACAAGTTCTTTTTCCAAAGAgttttctcacacactcatagaAAATGATAATATACTTTATAGTTTGGTCTTGTTTCTACATGCTATTAAGTTTTATTTACAGCTAAAGGCTCCATGCTGGCTAGCTAAATGTCCACATTAGTCAATAGCCAACCTCAATATTTCCCGACAAACATAGGAAAATGAGTCAATTCTTTGAGCCTGTTTTTCCTGATAAACCTTTGGAGGCAATTCCCATTTCCAGAGAGACTTTCCCTTTAAAATCAGAACAAGACAAATTGAATACTGTAACTctccaaataaaatacaaaataaaaatataaaaaaaaaagaatttttaagTTTTCTGTATTCATGATTCTCCATTAGAAATCGCACACTATATGATACAAGTAACAAAAATACTTTAACACATTCATTTAGAAATGCGGCCTCTGCCAGCGGTGAGCGACTGGAGCCGGACGGAATgagcggtaagaaacacctgtagctgatgagactaattaCGGCAATAAAGGGGAGAGAGACCCCAGCCTCAGGAAGGGAACCACCAAGCAGAGAAGAGCGAAAGGATCGCTGGTAAGAGATGTGATGGCCGGTGAGTGCACTAGGGCGGACGCCAGGGAAAGGCGTGCCGGACCGCGAGGAACACTCGGGCGGGCATTAGAAAAAGAAAGCGTGGCGATCAGGGAATGAGATGGGCATATGCCAGAGGAAGGTGGGCCAACCCGAACTGTGGGTGAGCCCCGGCGTGAGTACTGGATAGGAAAGCACCGGGGTGAAAACctaaagtaaagaaagaaagctctgcttggtgaacatttgcctgtctctctttcttccagcaTGGAACCAGTGGAATTTGTTACAGTAGTGCCGAAACCCTGTGCTGGAAGAGGGGTATGATGCCAAGGGGGACTCCACCGTGGAGAGAGCGGGATCAGGCCAAGGAGGAGTGTTGCCGCCACCTGCGACCTGTGCGGCGAGATGGGACCCGCGGTAAAAACTGGCACTTCATCGTCTGCCGCGCCTCTCCAGGGAAGTCCAGATGGTAGTGTGCCCAGGGACATGCAGCTTTTCTCCCGtcctccctctccttctctacTGACCTTCCAAAGGAGGAAACTCGGGTGGGCACTAGAAAGTAAAAGCGTGCTGATCCGCGAGTGTGATGCCGGAGGACGGTGCGCCAATCCGCAAATTTGCCGCCGGCGGACTTTAAGatgggaaaacaaaaaaataaataaaagctctgcttggtcAATAGATCTTGGTCTTTCTACCGGTGCGGAGCCAGTGAGATTTGTTACAGTAGCTTATTCAATGAAAATATCACACTTTGCTGATTTTAGAATTCAGGGATTAATTCTATTTTGTTACTGACTGGGAGATTTTACCTAAAGGTTCACTAGGTACAGACCAAAAACTGTTTGATTTGGGAACACGGAAATGAGTCATGTAGAAGCTGAAGGAATCAGTTTTTGTCAAATTATCTAGCTCATATAAAATCAAGCTGACACTTCCATCTCTATTATGCCTTATTGTGTCAAATGTTTTAGCGCCCCTACTTGTATAACGAGATATTTTCCCACAAATAAAGATTTGCCTTCATATTAAATGAAGAGCTCAAAGTCTTTGTCAATCATGACTTGTCTTGGTGAAAATAATCTTTTTTGAAATCTTGTTTATAAAAGGTTTTATCAGTAGCAATTTTAAGAGTGTAGCAATCAGTGTGAGTGGCAGATAGGTAGCATGGTACCTGTTAAAACACTTGTATTTGGGCAATTCAAGGTGAATACAGGGCCCTGGCATGTATGATTTCATAGTAGAAACAAGGTCTTCATTGCCCTTCATGGCTCTTTCCCAGGGTGAAACATATGTCTTAATatattcctttcttttcttctcttttgatGAACCAGCAGCCTTAGTGCTTTCTGCACCTGTGGAGAAAACAAGTCTTCAAAAGAAGGGTCccaaataaaatactgtatgagAATTCTGAGgctactgcatttttttttcaaccataACTGCATTATTCAGACAGAACCTTTCATGCTGTATTGAGAGTGGAAATGACTTAATAACTGATATGGCTGCTGTATGGAGGCCACAATCTGGACTACTCTCTTTTACTCACCTTGTAAGATCTCAACTGATGAGCCAGCACTCTTGCCTGCTCCTGAACCCACGCCGCCAGCTGTTCCTTCTGCTCCAGTTCCTGCTCCAGTTCCTGCTCCTTTACCCCGGCTGCCAGGTTTGGGAGGAGGCACAGGAGCAGAACCACCAACTATCTGTCCACCAACTATCTGTCTACCAACAAGATGGCCGCCAACCAGACGTCCACCAACATCTATCATTTGGCCTCCAATGCCAGGGACAAACTTCTGGAAGTTATCCTGATAGAAGAAAACCATATAAGCAGAGGAACCAGTAAACACATTCAGTACATAGTGTAGTGAATAGTATACTGAAGTACACTGTGTAGCATGTTAATTCTCACCGTTGAGTCACTGTTGAAGACATCAGGGTTGTTTTCATAGATGAACTTTTCAACACGAATCttcctcattttaaacatcTTGGAACCCTTGTTATTGAGCAGGGACAGTTCCTCCAGCATTACGTCTTTGGGTGTACTGATCTTCGTCCCCAAGTCAAACTCTGAGGCCTCAGGCTCTGACTCATACTCTGGGGGTGCAAAGAGAGATGAGTAGTTAGATTTCACAAGTCATTCTTCTCCCTATATAGCTGCTATTTTAGCATGCATTGCTTTCTAAAATCTATTAACCACAtctaaaagtatttattatCTAAGATGTTAGAAATGAAAGTAATTAGCATGTCCTTTAGttgaatttaaattatattaactgTCATTGTCATTGCCTCTGTGATCAGCTGATTATTTGCATAACCATTTAAATTATTGTCACGTTCTGTAAACTTATGTGATGTGCATGTGAATTCATGTTTGTTCACTCGTTTGATCTTTGCTTATTTGCCTCGTATGTAAACTTTTTTCAGAAAAGCATCAACCAGGATTCAGTGttacacaaagaaagaaacatgatATGTAGGTAAGCAGGACCTTCCAGTTATCAGGCACGTTTACACATCACTGATCTAAAAACTGGTTTTAACTTGATGCAAATGCAAACTCGGACCGGAAACTGAGAGCAATAATCTAATGTTATCTATCCAGTGTTTCAGCAGGCACACTATCTAACCTCTCATCGACTAAAAATGATTTGACTcagacacaaatacaaaacagaCACCTAATGAACAATGAAATACCGGTAAATTCTTCATTGAAAATATAATCCCATATGCACTTTTCCCCTCTGTATTCATAAAAGGAATGTGTCATAACAAGGTAGAGAATACACGTTGATGTacatgttaattatttttaattagccAGTGCATCTTGTTTAAAGTATTTTCAGCAGGAGTAAAGCCCCTGTGTGGACCCGAGAGGCACTTCTGTGATATTTAAATAGATAGCTGTTGTTTCTGCAGTGAACATATatggacatactgtatatgatgtAGTCATGAAGATTCTTATTGACGAGCCCGGAAATCTTGAGTGTCTCGTACGAACTAACATTATTATAAAGTAGGGCTGGCAAtcgattaaaacattttatcgCATGGTTTTCATAAGTTGAAGcacgattaatcacaacttaatcgcacagttatatctgttttatatgtaccttaaattaatcattttcaagtttttaatgcaacatgggcatggacaaatatggatgcttaatgcaaatgtatgcttATTATAAgggaaaccagactcaacataaaaaaaaaagaaagcatgaagacaaaaatcttttgtaaatgttttataataattatggtgttttaaattaagtaaatcatcaggaaacaaaacagaacctttgctatgtttccacacagatggTTTTAATGTGGCATCATGGTGGTTTTTGGTGCCTGATTGGAGACTttgcacatcagtaaaacaaatgtttaaattaaaaatcttttttcggtgaagtgtgtgtgtgtatatatatatatatatatatatatatatatatatatatatatatatatatatatatatattttagatctaagtaaagaaattacattgtgaataaatgtgtgttgcattgaaggttttaattaagcctcttttatatttatttatttatatttttaataaaacaggaATGCATGCATTAAtcgtgcattaataaaattagtggcgttaaaataaatttgcgttaacacatTATTAACACTTTTATGTGGACAGCCCTATTATaaattcatctttttttgtctCCCAGTCTGACCTGAATGTTTAGTCATGGAGAGACTCGCTGTCTGACCTGCTATTGAATCAAAGGCCCTGTGGTTAAATACATTCTGTGCTTTGTGCTCTGCTGATAATCTCTCCCTTTCATAGACCATATCGG harbors:
- the myoz1a gene encoding myozenin-1a, whose product is MPLAGTPAPPYKKKKSTKIITDLSHITQNEYESEPEASEFDLGTKISTPKDVMLEELSLLNNKGSKMFKMRKIRVEKFIYENNPDVFNSDSTDNFQKFVPGIGGQMIDVGGRLVGGHLVGRQIVGGQIVGGSAPVPPPKPGSRGKGAGTGAGTGAEGTAGGVGSGAGKSAGSSVEILQGAESTKAAGSSKEKKRKEYIKTYVSPWERAMKGNEDLVSTMKSYMPGPCIHLELPKYKCFNRSAMPFGGFEKASQLMTFQLPDIETAAEEPEPAVVYHHDIHSRPSFNRTPIGWVGSGDTGNIHLQIDTMPFDGETDEL